One stretch of Oceanimonas pelagia DNA includes these proteins:
- a CDS encoding bifunctional diguanylate cyclase/phosphodiesterase, giving the protein MLKVRTSSLYTLLAFVCIFAAGAYYTHLSLLADRKEQLLLMEEVVGVQAGAIERRLTRSLSSTYILAQEVRRSNGQFRDFDKFAEEVMQTLGGVSNLQLAPNGITEKTYPLEGNEKGIGHNLLQSDQRKKEAWQAIRSKTLTLAGPFMLVQGRVGMVGRNPVFLEQNGESRFWGFATALIYLDDLLAFTELDQLQQKGYAFTLSRLHPDTGEVDVFARSPGKLDEQRVSKTIRVPNGEWTLTMSRPTNFTLPVVLGMTLSLVTALVFALLIRRILREPERLRELVKQQTAQLEQLAFNDDLTGLANRRFLTEQLEQAILHSRRAGERLALMYLDLDDFKRINDSSGHTDGDRLLIEVGRRLRAAVRKTDIVGRLGGDEFAVVLLNIKSADNARRIAESIIASISRPVSLAQHEAVVGTSIGITLAPEDGTSSDELLRNADLAMYDSKRAGKLQLSFYNPVMQEQALHSVRLEKELRLALEQQQFFLVYQPVVSLTNGRVEKFEALLRWHQPGQGVQSPGHFIAVAELTGLIVPIGYWVIEAACGFVQRQMQTGRTVKPVAVNLSVCQLREASFAEKVQALLARLKVPPELLELEITESMLMENVDLAMVLIENLKRLGIRISIDDFGTGYSSLSQLRQLPVNALKIDRSFIRELETSPVDQQMVEAITAMVHKLGLRVVAEGIETEQQMWLLRDIGCDHGQGFLFARPLALEQALQYRGHDALRAITGARPGHPCGAAAAG; this is encoded by the coding sequence ATGCTTAAAGTCCGAACCAGCAGCCTGTATACCCTGTTGGCATTTGTGTGCATTTTTGCCGCAGGGGCCTATTACACACACCTGAGCCTGCTGGCGGACCGCAAGGAGCAACTGCTGCTGATGGAAGAAGTGGTGGGCGTGCAGGCCGGCGCCATTGAGCGGCGCCTGACCCGCTCGCTGTCATCCACCTATATTCTCGCCCAGGAAGTACGGCGCAGTAACGGCCAGTTTCGGGATTTCGACAAATTCGCCGAAGAGGTCATGCAAACCCTGGGCGGCGTGTCCAACCTGCAACTGGCGCCGAACGGCATCACCGAAAAAACCTATCCGCTCGAAGGCAATGAAAAGGGCATAGGCCACAACCTGCTGCAGAGTGACCAACGCAAAAAGGAAGCCTGGCAGGCGATTCGCAGCAAAACCCTGACCCTGGCCGGCCCCTTTATGCTGGTGCAGGGACGTGTGGGCATGGTCGGGCGCAACCCGGTGTTTCTGGAGCAAAACGGTGAATCGCGCTTCTGGGGGTTTGCCACAGCCCTGATTTACCTGGACGATTTGCTGGCCTTTACCGAGCTGGATCAGCTGCAGCAAAAAGGCTATGCCTTTACCCTCTCGCGCCTGCATCCCGACACCGGCGAGGTGGATGTGTTTGCCCGCTCTCCCGGCAAGCTGGATGAACAGCGCGTCAGCAAAACCATTCGCGTGCCCAACGGCGAGTGGACCCTGACCATGAGCCGGCCCACCAATTTCACCCTGCCGGTGGTGCTGGGCATGACCCTCAGCCTGGTCACCGCCCTGGTGTTCGCGCTGCTGATACGCCGCATTCTGCGAGAGCCGGAGCGGTTGCGGGAGCTGGTCAAGCAGCAAACCGCCCAACTGGAGCAACTGGCCTTCAATGATGATCTTACCGGCCTGGCCAATCGCCGCTTTCTGACCGAGCAGCTGGAGCAGGCCATTCTGCACAGCCGGCGGGCGGGAGAACGTCTGGCGCTGATGTATCTGGATCTGGATGATTTCAAGCGCATCAATGATTCCTCCGGCCATACCGACGGCGACCGGCTGCTGATTGAGGTGGGCCGGCGCCTGCGCGCCGCAGTAAGAAAAACCGACATCGTCGGACGGCTGGGCGGCGACGAGTTCGCCGTGGTGCTGCTCAATATCAAAAGCGCCGACAATGCCCGGCGGATAGCCGAAAGCATCATCGCCAGCATCAGCAGACCGGTGTCCCTGGCCCAGCATGAAGCGGTGGTGGGCACCAGCATTGGCATTACCCTGGCGCCGGAAGACGGTACCAGCAGCGATGAACTGCTGCGTAACGCCGATCTGGCCATGTACGACTCGAAACGGGCCGGCAAGCTCCAGCTGTCTTTTTACAACCCGGTCATGCAGGAGCAGGCCCTGCACTCGGTCAGGCTCGAAAAGGAACTGCGTCTGGCCCTGGAGCAGCAGCAGTTTTTTCTGGTGTACCAGCCCGTGGTTTCCCTGACGAATGGCCGGGTAGAAAAATTTGAAGCCCTGCTGCGCTGGCATCAGCCGGGGCAGGGCGTGCAGAGTCCGGGCCATTTTATTGCCGTGGCCGAACTGACCGGCCTGATTGTGCCCATCGGCTACTGGGTTATAGAGGCGGCCTGCGGTTTTGTGCAGCGGCAGATGCAGACGGGGCGAACCGTCAAACCGGTGGCGGTCAACCTGAGTGTGTGTCAGTTGCGTGAAGCCAGCTTCGCGGAAAAGGTGCAGGCCCTGCTGGCACGCCTGAAGGTGCCGCCCGAGCTGCTGGAGCTGGAAATTACCGAGTCCATGCTGATGGAAAACGTCGATCTGGCCATGGTGTTGATTGAAAACCTGAAACGCCTGGGTATTCGCATTTCCATTGATGACTTCGGCACCGGCTACTCGTCGTTGTCGCAACTGCGCCAGCTGCCGGTGAACGCCCTGAAGATCGACCGCTCCTTTATCAGAGAGCTGGAAACCAGCCCGGTTGACCAGCAGATGGTGGAAGCCATTACCGCCATGGTGCACAAGCTGGGCCTCAGGGTGGTGGCCGAGGGTATAGAGACCGAACAGCAAATGTGGCTGCTCAGGGACATCGGCTGCGACCACGGCCAGGGTTTTCTGTTTGCCCGGCCACTCGCCCTGGAACAGGCCCTGCAATACCGCGGTCATGACGCCCTGAGGGCGATCACGGGTGCCCGGCCGGGCCATCCATGCGGCGCGGCCGCCGCCGGTTAG
- the thpR gene encoding RNA 2',3'-cyclic phosphodiesterase, which translates to MAKHDNRLFLAFPAETLASPLKKLQQRLDLPGRRIPPHQLHLTLHFLGQCTPEQQTSLLQQLDRLPLPALELVLDRLGCFPRAGVVWLGPSRPPAALMALADTVELKCRAPGVGKPHKAYRPHITLFRHCTTAALPAIPSMHYRPEALCLYRSTLTDQGPEYHCLKRWELKRE; encoded by the coding sequence ATGGCCAAACACGACAACCGGCTGTTTCTGGCCTTTCCCGCCGAGACGCTGGCCTCACCACTGAAAAAACTGCAGCAGCGGCTGGACTTGCCCGGCCGGCGCATTCCGCCGCACCAGCTGCACCTGACCCTGCACTTTCTTGGCCAGTGCACTCCGGAGCAACAGACGTCCCTGCTTCAGCAACTGGACAGACTGCCCCTGCCCGCCCTTGAGCTGGTGCTGGACCGGCTGGGCTGCTTTCCCCGGGCCGGCGTGGTCTGGCTGGGGCCGAGCCGTCCGCCAGCGGCGTTAATGGCGCTGGCCGACACCGTGGAGCTAAAATGCCGCGCTCCGGGGGTGGGCAAACCCCACAAGGCCTACCGCCCGCACATCACCCTGTTTCGCCACTGCACCACCGCTGCGCTGCCCGCCATTCCCTCCATGCATTACCGGCCCGAGGCGCTGTGCCTGTACCGCTCCACCCTGACCGACCAGGGACCGGAGTACCACTGCCTCAAGCGCTGGGAGCTGAAGAGGGAATAG
- the sfsA gene encoding DNA/RNA nuclease SfsA, with the protein MRFSSMLGRGRLIQRYKRFLADIIVDDQILTLHCPNTGRMTGCAEPGWTVYYSTADNPRRKYAHTWELCRDDAGDFICVNTARANQLVAEALAEQRIPALAGYEQVRAEVRYGAENSRIDFLLSGPGRPDCYVEVKSVTLHEGEGQGFFPDTQSVRAQKHVRELMECAQAGHRAVMLFCVLHTGIERVSPAEHLDSKYAALVREAVAAGVECLAWKAEISPEGMTLTQPVSVKV; encoded by the coding sequence TTGCGTTTTTCCTCCATGCTGGGCCGCGGACGACTGATCCAGCGTTATAAACGCTTTCTGGCCGACATTATCGTCGACGATCAAATACTGACGCTGCATTGCCCCAATACCGGCCGCATGACCGGTTGTGCCGAGCCGGGCTGGACCGTGTATTACTCCACCGCCGACAACCCCAGGCGCAAGTATGCCCATACCTGGGAGCTCTGCCGGGACGACGCCGGAGACTTTATCTGCGTCAACACCGCCCGGGCCAACCAGCTGGTGGCCGAGGCCCTGGCCGAGCAGCGCATACCGGCGCTGGCCGGCTATGAACAAGTGCGTGCCGAAGTGCGTTACGGCGCCGAGAACAGCCGTATCGATTTTCTGCTGAGCGGCCCCGGCCGGCCCGACTGTTATGTGGAGGTGAAAAGCGTGACCCTGCACGAAGGGGAAGGACAGGGCTTTTTTCCCGATACCCAGAGCGTGCGGGCACAGAAGCATGTGCGCGAGCTGATGGAATGCGCTCAGGCCGGGCACAGAGCCGTGATGCTGTTTTGCGTGTTGCACACCGGCATTGAGCGGGTCAGCCCCGCCGAACATCTGGATTCAAAATATGCCGCTCTGGTGCGCGAGGCCGTGGCCGCGGGTGTGGAATGCCTGGCCTGGAAAGCCGAGATTTCCCCGGAGGGCATGACCCTGACCCAGCCGGTATCGGTGAAGGTTTAA
- the dksA gene encoding RNA polymerase-binding protein DksA: MPAVETKKSLGILAIAGVEPYQAKPDEEYMNEAQKTHFRKILGAWRNQLREEVDRTVGHMKDEAANFPDPVDRAAQEEEFALELRARDRERKLIKKIEKTLQKIEDDDFGFCEHCGVEIGIRRLEARPTADLCIDCKTLAEIKEKQMAGY, translated from the coding sequence ATGCCAGCAGTCGAAACCAAAAAATCTCTCGGTATTCTGGCTATTGCCGGTGTTGAGCCCTACCAGGCCAAGCCCGACGAAGAATACATGAACGAAGCGCAGAAAACGCACTTCCGCAAGATTCTGGGCGCCTGGCGCAATCAATTGCGCGAAGAAGTGGATCGTACCGTGGGCCACATGAAGGACGAGGCGGCCAACTTCCCCGATCCGGTAGACAGAGCCGCCCAGGAAGAAGAATTCGCTCTTGAGCTGCGCGCCCGGGATCGGGAACGCAAGCTGATCAAGAAGATCGAAAAGACCCTGCAGAAAATCGAGGACGACGACTTCGGTTTTTGCGAGCACTGTGGCGTGGAAATCGGTATTCGCCGTCTGGAAGCCCGCCCCACCGCCGACCTGTGCATCGACTGCAAGACTCTGGCCGAGATCAAGGAAAAGCAGATGGCCGGTTACTGA
- the gluQRS gene encoding tRNA glutamyl-Q(34) synthetase GluQRS, translating into MNTTAPDRYTGRFAPSPSGPLHFGSLVAALGSYLQARSLAGRWLVRMEDLDPPREVPGAADDILRTLEALGLHWDGELVYQSRRHGRYREILNDWAGRGLTYHCHCTRKQIAAAGGLYTGHCRELGLPEQNAAVRLNMTTPVYGFHDRLQGEVNVADALAEEDFIVRRRDGLYAYNLAVVIDDMDAGVTEVVRGADLLEPTVRQIALYRLLHAPEPGWLHLPLAVHGGHKLSKQNHAPALDTRAPGPALWQALAFLGQRPPAELFGAGTAELLAWAVPNWRLERVPRGPHIELNCADSSHFQRPALS; encoded by the coding sequence ATGAACACCACAGCGCCCGACCGCTACACTGGGCGCTTTGCCCCCTCTCCCAGCGGTCCTCTTCATTTTGGCTCCCTTGTCGCCGCCCTCGGCAGTTACCTGCAGGCCCGCAGCCTGGCGGGACGATGGCTGGTGCGCATGGAAGACCTGGACCCACCCCGGGAAGTCCCCGGCGCCGCCGACGACATATTGCGCACCCTGGAGGCCCTGGGCCTGCACTGGGACGGCGAACTGGTGTATCAGAGCCGGCGCCACGGCCGTTATCGGGAAATACTGAACGACTGGGCCGGCCGCGGCCTGACCTACCACTGCCACTGCACCCGCAAGCAGATCGCCGCCGCCGGTGGCCTGTATACCGGCCACTGCCGCGAACTGGGCTTGCCGGAACAAAACGCGGCCGTACGGCTGAACATGACCACGCCCGTCTATGGCTTTCACGATCGGCTGCAGGGCGAAGTGAACGTGGCCGACGCGCTGGCCGAAGAAGACTTTATCGTGCGCCGGCGCGACGGCCTTTATGCCTACAACCTGGCGGTGGTGATCGACGACATGGACGCCGGCGTCACCGAAGTGGTGCGCGGCGCCGACCTGCTGGAGCCCACGGTGCGCCAGATCGCCCTCTACCGGCTGCTGCACGCCCCCGAGCCCGGCTGGCTGCACCTGCCACTGGCGGTGCACGGCGGCCACAAGCTGTCGAAACAGAACCATGCGCCGGCCCTTGATACCCGCGCCCCGGGCCCGGCCCTGTGGCAGGCGCTGGCCTTTCTCGGCCAGCGGCCCCCGGCGGAACTGTTCGGTGCCGGCACGGCCGAGCTGCTGGCCTGGGCGGTGCCCAACTGGCGGCTGGAGCGGGTGCCCAGGGGGCCGCACATCGAGCTGAATTGCGCCGACAGTTCGCATTTTCAGCGCCCTGCGCTATCATAG
- the pcnB gene encoding polynucleotide adenylyltransferase PcnB, producing the protein MLTRQQEALPLQPVVLTRDQHGISRRQISENALKVLYRLNKAGFDAYLVGGGVRDLLLGRQPKDFDVATNATPEQVKGLFSNCRLVGRRFRLAHVLFGRDVIEVATFRGHHHSVNTSKHISARSKEGMLLRDNVYGTIEEDAERRDFTVNALYYNIADFTVHGFAGGLADLEARRLELIGDPETRYREDPVRMLRAVRFSAKLGLSISPRTEAPIKELAPLLADIPPARLFEETLKLLLAGQGVETYRQLQHYGLFAPLFPEAAEVMGRGNNRYGRFIELALANTDERIAQDLRVTPAFLYAALLWGPVETRTQEFVNEGGLGYHDAFMLAADDVIGRQVKSVAIPRRFSTVVRDIWMLQDRLTKRAGKRPFRLLEHPKFRAGYDFLLLRAELDPRLRELADWWTEFQQANPVDRQQLSRNSQRDNGHNDGGERKRKRPRRRPRRRKES; encoded by the coding sequence CTGCTGACCCGACAACAGGAGGCGTTGCCCTTGCAACCCGTGGTACTGACGCGCGACCAGCACGGTATTTCGCGCCGACAAATCAGTGAGAACGCCCTCAAGGTACTCTATCGCCTGAACAAGGCAGGCTTTGACGCCTACCTGGTGGGCGGTGGCGTGCGCGACCTGCTGCTGGGGCGCCAGCCCAAGGACTTCGACGTGGCCACCAACGCCACGCCCGAGCAGGTCAAGGGGCTGTTCAGCAACTGCCGGCTGGTGGGACGCCGCTTTCGCCTGGCCCACGTGCTGTTTGGCCGCGACGTGATCGAGGTGGCCACCTTTCGCGGCCATCACCACAGCGTCAACACCAGCAAGCACATCTCCGCCCGCTCCAAGGAAGGCATGCTGCTGCGCGACAATGTCTACGGCACCATCGAGGAAGACGCCGAGCGCCGCGACTTCACCGTCAACGCCCTTTACTACAACATTGCCGACTTCACCGTGCACGGCTTTGCCGGCGGCCTGGCGGATCTGGAGGCCCGCCGTCTGGAGCTGATTGGCGACCCGGAAACCCGCTACCGGGAAGATCCGGTGCGCATGCTGCGGGCGGTGCGCTTCTCCGCCAAACTGGGGCTGTCCATCAGCCCGCGCACCGAGGCCCCGATCAAGGAGCTGGCGCCGCTGCTGGCCGATATTCCCCCGGCCCGGCTGTTTGAGGAAACCCTCAAGCTGCTGCTGGCCGGCCAGGGCGTGGAAACCTACCGCCAGTTACAGCACTACGGCCTGTTCGCGCCCCTGTTTCCGGAAGCCGCCGAGGTCATGGGACGGGGCAACAACCGCTACGGTCGCTTTATCGAGCTGGCTCTGGCCAACACCGACGAACGTATTGCCCAGGATCTGCGGGTGACCCCCGCCTTCCTCTACGCCGCGCTGCTGTGGGGCCCGGTGGAAACCCGCACTCAGGAGTTCGTCAACGAGGGTGGCCTGGGCTATCACGACGCCTTTATGCTGGCCGCCGACGACGTTATTGGCCGCCAGGTGAAAAGCGTGGCCATACCGCGCCGCTTCAGTACCGTGGTACGAGACATCTGGATGCTGCAGGACCGGCTCACCAAACGCGCCGGCAAACGCCCGTTCCGCTTGCTGGAACACCCCAAGTTCCGCGCCGGTTACGATTTTCTGCTGCTGCGGGCCGAGCTGGATCCACGGCTGCGCGAGCTGGCCGACTGGTGGACCGAGTTCCAGCAGGCCAACCCGGTGGATCGTCAGCAACTGAGCCGCAACAGTCAGCGGGACAACGGCCATAACGACGGTGGCGAGCGCAAACGCAAGCGTCCCCGCCGCCGGCCGCGCCGGAGAAAAGAGTCGTGA
- the folK gene encoding 2-amino-4-hydroxy-6-hydroxymethyldihydropteridine diphosphokinase, translating into MTTVYVALGANLNAPLARIRAAQQALQTLAEPGSLRHSPLYCSKPMGPADQPDYINGVSVFDTELAPHALLDALQGIEQREGRVRKDERWGPRALDLDLLLYGEQRIDDERLTVPHYGMKQREFVLYPLADLAPGLILPCGTPLSSLLQQCSLNGMTPLPEQ; encoded by the coding sequence GTGACCACCGTTTACGTCGCCCTGGGTGCCAATCTGAATGCCCCCCTGGCGCGCATTCGCGCCGCCCAGCAGGCCCTGCAGACGCTGGCCGAGCCCGGCAGCCTGCGCCACTCGCCGCTGTATTGCAGCAAACCCATGGGCCCGGCCGATCAGCCGGACTACATCAACGGTGTCTCGGTGTTTGACACCGAGCTGGCCCCTCACGCCCTGCTCGATGCCCTGCAAGGCATCGAGCAGCGTGAAGGCCGGGTGCGCAAGGACGAACGCTGGGGCCCCCGGGCGCTCGATCTCGACCTGCTGCTCTATGGTGAGCAGCGTATCGACGACGAGCGCCTGACCGTGCCCCACTACGGCATGAAGCAACGGGAATTCGTACTCTATCCGCTGGCAGATCTGGCCCCCGGCCTGATTTTACCCTGCGGCACCCCCCTCTCCTCCCTGCTGCAACAGTGCTCCCTTAACGGCATGACTCCACTGCCCGAGCAGTAA
- the panB gene encoding 3-methyl-2-oxobutanoate hydroxymethyltransferase, with product MSKITTARLQAMKQAGDKIAMITAYDATFATLFEQAGVHAILIGDSLGMVLQGESSTLGVTVDDMAYHTRCVANGCEKAFIVADMPFMSYNTPEQACTNAAQLMRAGAHMVKLEGGDWLADTVQQLTRQGVPVCGHLGLTPQSVHVFGGFKLQGRETEQAEQIKHHARTLEAAGIQLLVLECVPSPLAADISRMLSIPVIGIGAGAGTDGQVLVMQDALGLTSGYVPKFTKNFLADGGNVKAAIETYVAEVAAGRFPGPEHSFN from the coding sequence ATGAGCAAAATCACCACCGCCCGGCTGCAGGCCATGAAGCAGGCCGGGGACAAGATCGCCATGATCACCGCCTATGACGCCACCTTTGCCACCCTGTTTGAACAGGCGGGCGTGCACGCCATTCTGATTGGCGACTCCCTTGGCATGGTGCTGCAGGGCGAAAGCAGCACCCTTGGGGTAACCGTGGACGACATGGCCTACCACACCCGCTGTGTGGCCAACGGCTGCGAAAAGGCATTTATCGTCGCCGATATGCCGTTCATGAGCTACAACACGCCCGAGCAGGCCTGCACCAATGCCGCCCAACTGATGCGCGCCGGGGCCCATATGGTGAAGCTGGAAGGCGGCGACTGGCTGGCCGACACCGTGCAGCAGCTCACCCGCCAGGGCGTGCCGGTGTGCGGCCACCTGGGACTGACGCCCCAGTCGGTGCACGTGTTCGGCGGTTTCAAGCTGCAGGGCCGCGAAACCGAGCAGGCCGAACAGATCAAGCATCACGCCCGGACGCTGGAAGCCGCCGGCATTCAGCTGCTGGTGCTGGAGTGCGTACCCAGCCCCCTGGCCGCCGACATCAGCCGCATGCTGTCGATTCCGGTCATCGGCATCGGTGCCGGTGCCGGCACCGACGGCCAGGTGCTGGTGATGCAGGACGCCCTGGGCCTGACCTCCGGCTATGTGCCCAAATTCACCAAGAACTTTCTCGCCGACGGCGGCAATGTAAAGGCCGCCATCGAGACCTATGTGGCCGAGGTGGCCGCAGGCCGCTTTCCCGGTCCCGAGCACAGCTTTAACTGA
- the panC gene encoding pantoate--beta-alanine ligase, with the protein MQLVSTIEPLRATISEWRRAGLRIGFVPTMGNLHDGHLELVRRARETADKVVVSIFVNPLQFDRAADLAAYPRTLEQDCERLGELAELVFTPTPELMYPNGQHQQTKVSVPGVSEVLEGALRPGHFDGVSTVVCKLFNLVQPDVACFGEKDYQQLALIRKMTADLNLPVEIIGVPTVRADDGLALSSRNGYLTEAERALAPELAATMNWLAERLAAGERDLERLAADGRARLDSAGFRTDGIDMVDADTLTPLTGESRAVVILMAAFLGKARLIDNQVVAL; encoded by the coding sequence ATGCAACTGGTCAGTACCATTGAGCCGCTGCGCGCCACCATCAGCGAGTGGCGCCGCGCCGGACTGCGCATCGGCTTTGTGCCCACCATGGGCAACCTGCACGACGGCCACCTGGAGCTGGTGCGCCGGGCCCGTGAAACAGCCGACAAGGTGGTGGTGAGCATTTTCGTCAACCCCCTGCAGTTTGACCGGGCCGCCGATCTGGCCGCCTACCCGCGCACCCTGGAGCAGGACTGCGAACGCCTGGGCGAGCTGGCGGAGCTGGTGTTTACCCCCACCCCCGAGCTGATGTACCCCAACGGTCAGCATCAGCAGACCAAGGTCAGCGTGCCCGGAGTATCCGAGGTGCTGGAAGGCGCCCTGCGCCCGGGCCATTTCGACGGCGTGAGCACCGTGGTGTGCAAGCTGTTCAACCTGGTGCAGCCGGACGTCGCCTGCTTTGGCGAAAAGGACTACCAGCAGCTGGCACTGATCCGTAAAATGACCGCCGATCTCAACCTGCCGGTGGAGATTATCGGCGTGCCCACGGTGCGCGCCGACGACGGCCTGGCGCTGAGCTCCCGTAACGGTTATCTGACCGAGGCCGAGCGGGCGCTGGCGCCGGAACTGGCCGCCACCATGAACTGGCTGGCCGAGCGGCTGGCTGCCGGCGAACGCGACCTCGAACGGCTGGCCGCCGATGGCCGCGCCCGGCTCGACAGCGCCGGTTTTCGTACCGACGGCATCGACATGGTGGATGCCGATACCCTGACCCCGCTGACCGGAGAAAGCCGGGCGGTGGTGATCCTGATGGCCGCCTTTCTGGGCAAGGCCAGACTGATCGACAACCAGGTGGTGGCACTGTAG
- the panD gene encoding aspartate 1-decarboxylase has product MDMQRIMLRGKLHQARVTHAELNYEGSCAIDQDLLDAVNIREYEQIDIYNIENGERFHTYAIAGERGSKMISLNGAAARKAAVGDRIIICAYAPMSEQQIETYSPNLVYLDAGNNIVRTSKNIPLQLA; this is encoded by the coding sequence ATGGACATGCAACGCATCATGCTCAGGGGCAAACTGCACCAGGCCCGGGTAACCCACGCCGAGCTCAACTACGAAGGCTCCTGCGCCATCGATCAGGATTTGCTGGACGCGGTCAATATTCGTGAATACGAGCAAATCGACATTTATAACATCGAGAACGGCGAACGTTTTCACACCTACGCCATTGCCGGCGAACGGGGCTCAAAGATGATCTCCCTGAACGGCGCCGCCGCCCGCAAGGCCGCCGTAGGCGACCGCATCATCATCTGCGCCTACGCCCCCATGAGCGAGCAGCAGATAGAAACCTACTCGCCCAACCTGGTCTACCTGGACGCCGGCAACAACATAGTCCGCACCAGCAAGAACATTCCGCTGCAACTGGCCTGA
- a CDS encoding ABC transporter permease — protein MSARQYYIAFKSILHREIVRFTRIWVQTLVPPAITMTLYFVIFGNLIGSRIGEMGGYSYMAFIVPGLIMMSVITNSYSNVASSFFSSKFQRNVEELLVAPVPTYVIIAGYVGGGVVRGLLVGLIVSLVSLFFVDLQVSHLFSVVVTVFLTAVLFSLAGLLNAIFARTFDDISIIPTFVLTPLTYLGGVFYSIELLPGFWQGVSHANPVLYMVNAFRYGFLGITDVPLTVAYGIILGFIAAFYTAAWYLIHTGRGLRH, from the coding sequence ATGAGCGCCAGACAGTATTACATCGCTTTTAAAAGCATACTGCACCGGGAAATCGTACGTTTTACCCGTATCTGGGTGCAGACCCTGGTGCCGCCGGCCATTACCATGACCCTGTATTTCGTGATTTTCGGCAACCTGATCGGCAGCCGTATCGGCGAGATGGGTGGCTATTCCTACATGGCCTTTATCGTGCCCGGCCTTATCATGATGTCGGTGATCACCAATTCCTATTCCAACGTGGCCTCGTCGTTTTTCAGCAGCAAGTTTCAGCGCAACGTGGAAGAGCTGCTGGTGGCGCCGGTGCCCACCTATGTGATCATCGCCGGTTACGTCGGTGGTGGCGTGGTTCGGGGCCTGCTGGTGGGGCTGATCGTCAGCCTGGTGTCGCTGTTCTTCGTGGATCTGCAGGTGAGTCACCTGTTCAGCGTGGTGGTCACCGTGTTCCTCACCGCCGTGCTGTTTTCCCTGGCCGGGCTGCTCAATGCCATCTTTGCCCGCACCTTTGACGACATCAGCATTATTCCCACCTTTGTGCTGACGCCGCTGACCTACCTGGGCGGTGTGTTCTACTCCATCGAGCTGCTGCCCGGCTTCTGGCAGGGGGTGTCCCATGCCAATCCGGTGCTCTATATGGTGAACGCCTTTCGCTACGGTTTTCTCGGCATCACCGACGTGCCGCTAACCGTGGCTTACGGCATTATTCTTGGCTTTATCGCCGCCTTCTACACCGCCGCCTGGTATCTGATCCACACCGGCCGGGGATTGCGGCACTAA
- a CDS encoding ABC transporter ATP-binding protein — protein sequence MTKALEITGLRKTYAGGVEALKGIDLGVEAGDFYALLGPNGAGKSTTIGIISSLVNKSGGTVRVFGHDIDTELEQAKSCIGLVPQEFNFNQFEKVRQIVVNQAGLYGVERKEALIRAERYLKQLDLWEKRDLPARTLSGGMKRRLMIARALMHQPKLLILDEPTAGVDIEIRRAMWDFLKEINAQGITIILTTHYLEEAEMLCRHIGIIDKGRLVENTTMKGLLGKLNVETFILDLAADCREPFLSGFNWQMVDDHTLEVEVKKEQGLNGVFDQLNEQGIRVLSMRNKANRLEELFVTLVEQGRKA from the coding sequence ATGACCAAAGCACTGGAGATCACCGGCCTGCGCAAGACCTACGCCGGTGGCGTGGAGGCGCTCAAGGGCATCGATCTCGGCGTGGAGGCGGGGGACTTCTACGCCCTGCTCGGCCCCAACGGCGCCGGTAAGTCCACCACCATCGGTATTATTTCTTCCCTGGTCAACAAGAGCGGCGGCACCGTGCGGGTGTTCGGTCACGACATCGACACCGAGCTGGAGCAGGCCAAGTCCTGCATCGGCCTGGTGCCCCAGGAGTTCAATTTCAACCAGTTTGAAAAGGTGCGCCAGATTGTGGTTAACCAGGCCGGGCTGTACGGGGTGGAACGCAAGGAAGCTCTGATCCGGGCCGAACGTTACCTCAAGCAGCTGGATCTGTGGGAAAAGCGGGATTTGCCGGCGCGCACCCTGTCCGGCGGCATGAAGCGCCGGCTGATGATCGCCCGGGCCTTGATGCACCAGCCCAAACTGCTGATCCTCGATGAGCCCACCGCCGGGGTGGACATCGAAATACGCCGGGCCATGTGGGACTTTCTTAAGGAAATCAACGCTCAGGGCATCACCATTATCCTTACCACCCACTATCTGGAAGAGGCCGAGATGCTGTGCCGGCACATCGGTATCATCGACAAGGGCCGGCTGGTGGAAAACACCACCATGAAGGGCCTGCTGGGCAAGCTCAACGTGGAAACCTTTATTCTCGATCTGGCCGCCGACTGCCGGGAACCCTTTTTGTCGGGCTTTAACTGGCAGATGGTGGACGACCACACCCTGGAAGTGGAAGTGAAAAAGGAGCAGGGCCTGAACGGCGTGTTTGACCAGCTCAACGAGCAGGGCATTCGCGTGCTGAGCATGCGCAACAAGGCCAACCGGCTGGAAGAATTGTTCGTGACACTGGTGGAGCAGGGGAGAAAAGCATGA